From Polynucleobacter sp. MWH-Braz-FAM2G, a single genomic window includes:
- a CDS encoding amidohydrolase, producing MKKFNRSFISNSIATLMACSIPLMASAEIVVLKASTIITMDDKNPRAEAIAFDTSTKKITAVGTLKEVQASAPNATVKDLGTTVLMPGFIDPHNHPFLSGITTQAPAIWVAPYVGYKTWGDVQAKILKADKESPAGVPLVFNGVDKLLQQAPTPTKDVLDKLTPSGRPVVVIDNSGHAVYFNSASIKMLGWKDGKPPADPVGGNYGRNKDGTSNGVANETAAIMAVMSPILPKAVPHLLLSGAEWYAYLASFGITSTSEHTYSTGMYKGYLALASVPNSPVRISVYHMAVDSDAGVKATWPDSSMVRKNGIKLWADGTPWLGSVAQSFGYLDNERTRNAQIILGPLGEKGMNYTRLQLDEMLDKYTPMGYQMAFHCNGDVGFDVVLDAYEYALNKYNLIGTDHRWRVEHLGAARADQFKRAESLGVTVSLAPFQYIYWGDLLDGTMFKPEYGSQWQRAGDAFKYNIHTTFHNDGSVSPPDTLRNIQRMVTRTTDAGNVHGPNQAVTLDQALKASTINGAYQLKRDTEVGSLEVGKYADLVELSADITAVKPNEILDKVKVQGTWLGGKKIDTAQFLKEVKAIDPSEHQALGQASLKAVHPH from the coding sequence GTGAAAAAGTTCAACCGTAGTTTTATTTCTAATTCCATTGCCACTTTGATGGCGTGCTCTATTCCACTAATGGCTTCAGCAGAAATCGTGGTGCTGAAGGCCTCAACCATTATTACGATGGATGATAAAAATCCTCGAGCAGAAGCGATTGCTTTTGATACAAGCACCAAAAAAATTACTGCTGTTGGAACGCTTAAAGAAGTTCAAGCATCAGCGCCCAACGCTACGGTTAAAGATTTAGGTACAACTGTATTGATGCCGGGTTTCATTGATCCTCACAATCATCCCTTCTTATCAGGAATTACGACTCAAGCGCCTGCTATTTGGGTTGCGCCTTATGTTGGTTATAAGACCTGGGGTGATGTTCAGGCAAAAATTTTAAAAGCCGACAAAGAGTCTCCTGCTGGTGTGCCATTAGTCTTTAATGGTGTTGATAAATTGTTGCAACAAGCTCCAACCCCAACAAAAGATGTGCTCGATAAGTTAACCCCAAGTGGACGTCCAGTAGTTGTAATAGATAATTCTGGGCATGCGGTTTACTTTAACTCTGCATCCATCAAAATGTTGGGCTGGAAGGATGGCAAGCCACCTGCTGATCCAGTTGGCGGCAATTATGGTCGCAATAAAGACGGCACGTCTAATGGAGTTGCTAATGAGACTGCTGCCATCATGGCTGTAATGAGTCCGATCCTTCCTAAGGCCGTTCCTCATTTATTGCTCTCAGGCGCTGAGTGGTATGCCTATTTAGCCTCTTTTGGGATTACTTCTACCTCTGAGCATACCTACAGCACTGGCATGTACAAGGGCTACTTAGCGCTTGCTTCGGTACCTAATAGCCCAGTAAGAATAAGCGTCTATCACATGGCAGTTGATTCTGATGCGGGGGTTAAAGCCACTTGGCCTGACTCTAGCATGGTTCGCAAAAACGGTATCAAGCTCTGGGCTGATGGTACCCCTTGGCTGGGGAGCGTAGCTCAAAGCTTTGGATATTTGGATAATGAGCGGACTCGTAATGCTCAAATTATCCTTGGGCCACTTGGTGAAAAGGGCATGAACTACACACGCTTGCAGCTCGATGAGATGCTCGACAAATATACTCCGATGGGCTATCAGATGGCTTTTCACTGCAATGGTGACGTAGGCTTTGATGTAGTGCTTGATGCTTATGAGTATGCTCTAAATAAATACAATCTTATTGGCACCGATCACCGCTGGCGTGTTGAGCATTTGGGCGCAGCCCGCGCAGACCAATTTAAGCGCGCAGAAAGTCTTGGCGTAACAGTTTCACTGGCGCCTTTCCAATATATTTATTGGGGTGATTTATTGGATGGCACTATGTTTAAGCCTGAGTATGGTTCGCAATGGCAGCGCGCTGGCGATGCGTTTAAGTACAACATTCACACAACATTCCATAACGATGGCTCAGTATCTCCGCCTGACACTTTAAGAAATATTCAGCGGATGGTTACTCGAACAACAGACGCTGGTAATGTTCATGGCCCCAATCAGGCAGTGACCTTAGATCAGGCGCTCAAGGCTTCCACCATCAATGGGGCATATCAACTAAAACGCGATACAGAAGTTGGATCGCTTGAGGTGGGTAAGTACGCCGATTTGGTAGAGCTTTCCGCTGATATTACAGCGGTCAAACCCAATGAAATTTTGGATAAAGTCAAAGTCCAAGGTACTTGGCTTGGCGGTAAAAAAATTGATACTGCTCAATTCTTAAAAGAAGTTAAAGCGATTGATCCAAGCGAGCATCAGGCTCTAGGTCAGGCAAGTTTGAAGGCGGTTCATCCGCATTAA
- the rnr gene encoding ribonuclease R, with protein sequence MRKAKDLVPREADRLGTVQGHRDGFGFVIPDDGGEDIFLSEREMSRVMHGDRVNVRVLGTDRRGRPEGQIVEVVLHANKVVIGRLLNENGVLIVAPEDKRIGHDILIPPKGQGNAKLGQVVSVEIIDYPDSYRQAVGRVVEVLGEIDDPGMEIEIAVRKYGVPHEFSAAALKEAAALPDAVQQSDLEGRIDLRDIPLVTIDGADARDFDDAVYCEPVMYGKTKAWRLIVAIADVSHYVKPGQPLDDEGLLRATSVYFPRRVIPMLPEKISNGLCSLNPGVDRLCMVCDSVVDNNGIVLAYQFYPAVMHSAQRFTYDTVWEILSNSRGPEATRFAQFRPLLTNLYSLYKILLAAREKRGAIEFETTETQIISNELGKILRIEPRIRNDAHRLIEECMLTANVCAADFIDKNKHLSLYRVHGEPSEEKLVTLRQVLRTSGLSLGGGDKPKPRDFAKLIREIKDRPDANMLQSVVLRAMQQAMYQPDNEGHFGLAYPAYSHFTSPIRRYPDLLTHRVIKSILQKKPYVPVLPPKVPLNLTLPRKGKGRENAVNAKKSQSDAKAGAAKGTKPPKGANAALPIWGQLGVHCSSNERRADEASRDVEAWLKCYYMRDHLGQEYAGTVTGVANFGLFIQLESLFVEGMVHVTELGGDYFQFDEARQELRGERTGIRYRLGDRVHVLVSRVDLDARKIEFSLVKSVGAEPGGSPNRRQLLLAADTGRPNKKAASKRSRPDNKIPQKPSGVNVNAAKSAGTLGANQSKSKASRKNGKASKPGRSVGKPAGSKPPVRSTKARRK encoded by the coding sequence ATGCGTAAAGCAAAAGACTTGGTGCCACGTGAGGCAGATCGTTTAGGTACGGTTCAAGGGCATCGAGATGGATTTGGATTTGTCATTCCCGATGATGGTGGTGAAGATATTTTTCTTTCGGAAAGAGAAATGTCGCGTGTTATGCATGGGGATCGCGTCAATGTCAGAGTTTTAGGAACAGATCGTCGTGGTCGACCTGAGGGGCAAATTGTTGAAGTAGTCCTTCATGCCAATAAAGTGGTTATAGGCCGTCTCTTAAATGAAAATGGTGTTTTGATTGTTGCGCCAGAAGATAAACGTATTGGTCATGATATTTTGATTCCGCCTAAGGGGCAAGGTAACGCCAAATTGGGTCAGGTGGTCAGCGTAGAGATTATTGATTACCCAGATAGCTATCGGCAAGCGGTGGGAAGGGTGGTTGAAGTCCTTGGTGAAATTGATGATCCAGGGATGGAAATTGAAATCGCTGTCCGCAAATATGGAGTGCCGCATGAGTTTTCTGCGGCAGCATTAAAAGAAGCGGCTGCATTACCCGATGCAGTACAGCAATCTGATCTTGAGGGTCGCATTGATCTTCGAGATATTCCTTTGGTTACGATCGACGGCGCTGATGCGCGTGACTTTGATGATGCAGTCTATTGTGAGCCAGTCATGTACGGCAAAACAAAGGCTTGGCGATTAATTGTAGCCATTGCTGATGTCTCCCATTATGTGAAGCCTGGTCAACCACTCGATGACGAGGGTTTGTTACGCGCTACTTCGGTGTACTTTCCAAGGCGTGTCATACCGATGTTGCCAGAGAAGATTTCGAATGGACTTTGCTCCCTAAATCCTGGGGTAGATCGCTTGTGTATGGTGTGCGATTCTGTGGTGGATAACAACGGGATTGTGTTGGCTTACCAGTTCTATCCAGCGGTAATGCATTCTGCACAGCGTTTTACTTATGACACTGTTTGGGAGATTCTTTCCAATAGCAGGGGGCCTGAAGCAACTCGCTTTGCCCAATTCCGTCCGCTTTTAACTAATCTGTATTCTCTTTATAAGATTTTGCTAGCCGCTCGTGAGAAGCGCGGTGCAATCGAGTTTGAAACCACTGAAACCCAAATTATCAGTAATGAGCTTGGCAAAATCCTGCGTATTGAGCCACGCATTCGGAATGATGCGCATCGCTTGATTGAAGAGTGCATGCTGACCGCCAACGTTTGTGCTGCCGATTTCATTGATAAAAATAAACATTTAAGTCTCTATCGAGTTCACGGCGAACCCTCCGAAGAGAAATTGGTCACTCTTCGACAAGTGCTCAGAACCTCTGGTCTGTCATTGGGTGGTGGTGATAAGCCAAAGCCACGTGACTTTGCTAAGTTGATTCGTGAGATTAAAGATCGTCCCGATGCCAATATGTTGCAGTCAGTAGTTTTACGTGCCATGCAGCAAGCGATGTATCAGCCAGATAACGAAGGTCACTTTGGTTTGGCTTATCCAGCGTACTCTCATTTCACAAGTCCAATTCGTCGTTATCCAGACTTATTGACTCATAGAGTAATTAAATCCATTCTGCAGAAAAAGCCTTATGTACCTGTATTGCCGCCAAAGGTGCCTCTCAATTTAACTTTGCCCCGCAAAGGTAAAGGTCGAGAAAATGCAGTCAATGCCAAGAAATCTCAAAGCGATGCGAAGGCAGGGGCTGCTAAAGGTACCAAGCCACCAAAAGGTGCAAACGCTGCATTACCAATTTGGGGTCAACTAGGCGTTCACTGCTCTTCAAATGAACGACGCGCTGATGAAGCTTCGCGTGACGTCGAGGCGTGGCTGAAGTGTTATTACATGCGTGACCATTTAGGTCAGGAATATGCTGGCACTGTGACTGGTGTCGCAAATTTTGGTTTATTTATTCAGCTAGAGAGCTTATTTGTTGAAGGCATGGTTCATGTAACTGAACTGGGAGGTGATTACTTCCAGTTTGACGAAGCGCGCCAAGAATTACGTGGCGAGCGCACTGGAATTCGTTATCGCTTAGGTGATCGTGTGCACGTATTGGTAAGTCGTGTTGATTTGGATGCGCGTAAGATTGAATTTAGCCTAGTCAAATCAGTTGGCGCAGAACCAGGCGGCTCCCCCAATCGTCGTCAACTGTTGCTAGCTGCCGATACTGGCAGGCCAAATAAAAAGGCAGCCTCAAAAAGAAGTCGGCCAGACAATAAGATTCCGCAAAAGCCTAGTGGGGTTAATGTCAATGCAGCCAAATCTGCTGGCACTTTGGGCGCGAATCAGTCAAAGAGTAAAGCGAGTCGAAAAAACGGTAAAGCAAGTAAACCTGGAAGGTCTGTTGGCAAGCCTGCAGGCTCTAAACCACCAGTGCGAAGTACTAAAGCACGCCGTAAATAA
- a CDS encoding oxidative damage protection protein, translating into MARMVQCIKLNKEAEGMDFAPLPGELGKKIWNQVSKEAWAGWLKQQTMLINENRLNMADPRARQYLLKQVEKYFFEGGADTAQGFVPPSAE; encoded by the coding sequence ATGGCACGCATGGTTCAATGCATCAAATTAAATAAAGAAGCTGAAGGCATGGATTTCGCACCATTGCCTGGCGAGCTAGGTAAAAAGATTTGGAATCAAGTTTCTAAAGAGGCTTGGGCTGGATGGTTGAAGCAACAAACCATGCTCATCAATGAAAATCGCCTCAATATGGCAGATCCGCGTGCTCGCCAATACCTCTTAAAGCAGGTGGAAAAGTACTTCTTTGAAGGTGGCGCTGATACAGCCCAAGGCTTTGTACCTCCTTCAGCCGAATAA
- the tal gene encoding transaldolase yields the protein MNSTSSAISQLEQLKKLTTVVADTGDFERMQVFQPQDATTNPSLILKAAQQSNYQDLVRSVKEAHPGMSPTDLVDYILVAFGLEILKIVPGRVSTEVDARLSFDTKGTVAKAKHLIALYESHGINRNRILIKLAGTWEGIAAAKQLEAEGIHCNMTLLFSLVQAAACGAANAKLISPFVGRITDWYKAKLGSNWSDMNNGGANDPGVTSVKRIFHYYKHFGIPTEIMGASFRNTSQILELAGVDLLTISPELLAELQQNNTVVEKKLSAANAQAALQTEGITPLKLDESSFRLQLNNDAMATEKLAEGIRNFCIDTEKLEVLLAQ from the coding sequence ATGAATAGCACCTCTTCAGCAATAAGCCAACTCGAGCAACTCAAGAAACTCACCACGGTTGTAGCCGATACTGGCGATTTTGAGCGCATGCAAGTCTTTCAGCCTCAAGATGCCACTACCAACCCTTCATTAATTCTGAAGGCTGCTCAGCAAAGTAACTATCAAGATTTAGTACGCTCTGTGAAGGAAGCGCATCCTGGCATGAGCCCAACCGATTTGGTTGACTATATCTTGGTAGCTTTCGGCCTTGAAATTCTCAAAATTGTTCCTGGACGCGTTTCAACCGAAGTAGATGCCAGACTTTCCTTTGACACCAAGGGAACTGTAGCCAAAGCAAAACACTTAATCGCCTTATATGAATCCCATGGAATAAACCGCAATCGCATTTTGATTAAGTTAGCCGGCACATGGGAGGGCATTGCTGCCGCCAAGCAATTAGAGGCGGAAGGCATTCATTGCAATATGACTTTACTCTTTTCGCTGGTCCAAGCTGCCGCTTGTGGTGCTGCGAATGCCAAACTCATCTCACCTTTTGTCGGACGTATTACCGATTGGTATAAAGCGAAACTTGGCTCGAATTGGAGCGATATGAATAATGGCGGCGCAAATGATCCTGGCGTCACTTCAGTAAAAAGAATTTTTCACTACTACAAACACTTTGGCATTCCAACAGAAATCATGGGTGCCAGCTTCAGAAACACCAGCCAAATTCTGGAGCTTGCTGGCGTAGATTTACTCACCATTAGTCCCGAGTTATTGGCCGAACTTCAACAAAATAATACTGTAGTAGAGAAAAAACTCAGTGCAGCAAATGCTCAAGCAGCTCTGCAGACAGAAGGCATTACGCCGCTGAAGTTAGATGAATCTAGTTTCCGCTTACAACTTAATAATGATGCAATGGCTACAGAAAAATTGGCGGAAGGCATCCGCAATTTCTGTATTGATACCGAGAAATTGGAAGTGCTGCTAGCTCAGTAA
- a CDS encoding DUF2892 domain-containing protein → MKCNIGHTDRVLRMTVGVTLMGLAGFGITGPWAWIGVIPLLTGMIGNCPAYSLLGINTSQRK, encoded by the coding sequence ATGAAATGCAATATTGGACATACTGATCGCGTACTACGCATGACTGTTGGCGTAACACTAATGGGTTTAGCCGGGTTTGGAATTACTGGTCCATGGGCTTGGATTGGGGTTATTCCTTTGTTAACCGGAATGATTGGTAACTGCCCCGCATATTCATTGCTAGGTATCAATACGTCCCAAAGAAAATAG
- the argA gene encoding amino-acid N-acetyltransferase has translation MPTNAPNPATSAEESTSNFPFVGWLRDVAPYIHSFREKTFVIAFAGELVQESGLENLIEDIAMLHAMGMRIVLVHGIRPQIEEQLMLRKIKSKFGKSAMHSYRITDAAALECVKEAAGELRLDIEAAFSRGLPNTPMAGSRISVISGNFITAMPVGVVEGIDYIHTGLVRKVDSGSIRQSLDSNKIVLLSPLGFSPTGQAFNLAYEDVAASTAAALKADKLIFLSPYDGLKDAEGDFITELSMPQLQEYVTQNKDMDIGMKSLLNISGRAIRAGVSRVHFLPCNQDGALLEELFTHDGIGMMLASSDIENLREANQDDVGGILQLTMPLEEEGILAARGQDVIERDIARFSVIEHDRVLFGCAALFPFPNGVGELACLAVDPDVQGSGDGERLLKRIEMRAKQEGIKKLFVLTTRTEHWFLKRGFKRATVDDLPEERKQIYNWDRKSMVLTKDL, from the coding sequence ATGCCAACAAATGCACCGAATCCTGCCACAAGCGCCGAAGAATCTACCTCCAACTTCCCTTTCGTAGGGTGGTTACGCGATGTTGCGCCCTACATCCACAGCTTCCGCGAAAAGACTTTTGTGATCGCCTTCGCAGGTGAACTTGTTCAAGAATCTGGCCTGGAAAATCTCATTGAAGATATTGCCATGCTACATGCTATGGGTATGCGTATTGTGCTGGTTCACGGTATTCGGCCGCAAATTGAAGAACAGCTAATGCTCCGCAAAATTAAGAGCAAGTTTGGCAAAAGTGCCATGCACTCTTATCGAATTACAGATGCAGCAGCACTAGAGTGCGTCAAAGAGGCTGCTGGTGAACTTCGCCTCGATATTGAAGCAGCATTTAGCCGTGGGCTTCCAAATACCCCGATGGCAGGCTCACGTATTTCTGTGATTTCTGGAAACTTTATCACCGCCATGCCAGTCGGCGTGGTTGAAGGCATTGACTATATTCATACTGGACTGGTGCGCAAAGTAGACTCCGGGTCTATTAGGCAATCTTTAGATAGCAACAAAATTGTGTTGCTCTCCCCTTTAGGTTTTTCACCAACAGGTCAAGCATTTAATTTGGCGTATGAGGATGTGGCCGCATCCACCGCTGCTGCCCTTAAGGCTGATAAGTTGATTTTTTTAAGTCCTTACGATGGTCTGAAGGACGCTGAAGGTGACTTCATCACCGAATTGTCCATGCCACAGCTACAAGAATACGTAACGCAGAACAAAGACATGGACATTGGCATGAAGAGCCTACTGAATATCTCCGGTAGAGCCATTCGTGCAGGTGTGAGTCGCGTTCACTTCCTGCCGTGCAATCAAGATGGCGCGCTCTTGGAGGAGCTCTTTACCCATGATGGCATTGGCATGATGCTGGCTTCATCGGATATCGAGAACTTACGCGAAGCCAATCAGGATGACGTAGGTGGAATTTTGCAATTAACAATGCCTCTCGAAGAAGAAGGTATTTTGGCAGCGCGTGGTCAAGATGTCATTGAGCGCGATATTGCGCGCTTCTCAGTAATTGAACATGACCGCGTCCTTTTCGGATGCGCAGCCCTCTTTCCATTCCCTAATGGGGTTGGTGAACTCGCTTGTCTGGCAGTTGATCCTGATGTTCAAGGCTCAGGTGATGGTGAACGCCTTCTGAAGCGGATTGAGATGCGCGCTAAACAAGAAGGTATTAAAAAATTATTTGTTCTGACCACCAGAACGGAGCATTGGTTTCTGAAGCGTGGTTTTAAAAGAGCAACAGTGGATGACCTGCCAGAAGAAAGAAAACAAATTTACAACTGGGACCGCAAGTCCATGGTTTTAACTAAAGATTTATAA
- the rlmB gene encoding 23S rRNA (guanosine(2251)-2'-O)-methyltransferase RlmB → MKQILVGFHAVQARLRVDPDSLKSVYFDPSRRDRRMGDFLKQAEEILGERLHAADAERLHKLTGHDRHQGVVALAERMTIARTITEVVEDVEGAQEKPLFLVLDGVTDPHNFGACLRVADGAGVDAVVIPKDRSASINATVSKVSSGASEVMPVITVTNLVRSMKEMQEAGVWLIGTDDEATKSIYDIDLTGSIGIVMGAEGEGMRRLTRENCDELVRIPMQGVVSSLNVSVASGVCLYEALRQRLVKAAK, encoded by the coding sequence ATGAAGCAAATATTAGTTGGATTTCATGCGGTTCAAGCGCGTTTGCGAGTTGATCCAGATAGCTTAAAGTCGGTGTACTTCGATCCTAGTCGTCGCGATAGACGAATGGGTGACTTTCTAAAGCAAGCAGAAGAAATTTTGGGAGAGCGTTTACATGCTGCTGATGCTGAGCGTCTTCATAAGCTTACTGGACATGACCGTCATCAGGGGGTAGTTGCCTTGGCTGAAAGGATGACCATTGCTCGCACGATTACTGAAGTCGTCGAGGACGTTGAAGGCGCTCAAGAGAAGCCTTTATTTTTAGTGTTGGATGGTGTTACCGATCCGCATAACTTTGGCGCCTGTCTGCGGGTAGCCGATGGCGCTGGCGTAGATGCGGTAGTCATCCCCAAAGATCGCTCCGCCTCCATTAATGCCACCGTCAGCAAAGTATCGAGTGGTGCATCAGAAGTGATGCCTGTAATTACAGTAACTAACCTCGTGCGCAGCATGAAAGAGATGCAAGAGGCAGGTGTTTGGCTAATCGGTACTGATGATGAAGCCACTAAATCAATCTATGACATTGATCTTACCGGTTCCATTGGTATTGTGATGGGAGCAGAGGGTGAGGGAATGCGTCGCCTCACCCGAGAGAACTGCGATGAGCTGGTCCGCATTCCTATGCAAGGTGTTGTCTCTAGTTTGAATGTATCAGTCGCAAGTGGCGTATGCTTGTATGAGGCATTAAGACAGCGCTTGGTAAAAGCTGCTAAGTAA
- a CDS encoding APC family permease — protein sequence MTAQAKPTLLKKATGKEPGISLFAATALGIGGMMGAGLFSLLGPASAHAGTHVPLAFLLGAIAASFSVYSYAKLGATFPSSGGAATFTVMSYGPGVISGGLNIFQYIAYLIAAALYAAGFAEYTNTLLGGNLSPLAIKLVGAGIVVLCAGINLLGTDIVGKAETLAIGFVTIALLLFSVEGLYVADIRDFQPSGWSVNGIAIATGILYINYQGFGVVTNSSNAMKEPQKELPLAMFSALILVTIAYILVSTAVILLMSPAQMQNYSGHVLANAAQAIAGKTGFVVIGASALLACAAALNATIFAASNIAADMAKKITVSEALGDSVLKTQLRALTASAFIVIVLVLAFPLNVVGKMASLAFLLVYAAITYGHIQVHKQTGAKLWPLWAAITINLSLFATLFINVIETAPGSAIALVGALVGSFAVEATARKYLKKN from the coding sequence TTGACCGCCCAAGCAAAACCCACCCTATTAAAAAAGGCCACTGGTAAAGAACCGGGAATCAGCCTATTTGCTGCTACCGCCTTGGGCATTGGCGGCATGATGGGTGCCGGTCTATTCTCCCTCTTAGGGCCTGCAAGCGCCCATGCTGGCACCCACGTTCCTCTGGCTTTTTTGCTCGGAGCGATTGCAGCATCTTTTTCGGTGTACTCATATGCCAAACTAGGCGCCACCTTTCCAAGCAGCGGTGGCGCTGCCACATTCACAGTCATGAGTTATGGCCCAGGGGTTATATCGGGTGGGCTCAATATCTTTCAATATATCGCTTATCTCATAGCGGCAGCTCTCTATGCAGCTGGCTTTGCGGAATACACCAATACCTTGCTTGGGGGTAATTTATCTCCACTCGCAATCAAATTGGTTGGAGCAGGAATTGTGGTCTTATGCGCAGGTATTAACTTGCTGGGAACAGATATTGTTGGTAAAGCGGAAACTCTAGCCATTGGTTTTGTAACTATTGCGCTTTTACTTTTCTCTGTAGAGGGCCTTTATGTAGCGGATATTCGTGATTTTCAGCCGTCAGGCTGGTCCGTCAATGGCATCGCCATAGCCACTGGGATTTTGTATATCAACTACCAAGGTTTTGGTGTTGTCACCAACTCATCCAATGCGATGAAAGAACCCCAAAAAGAATTGCCTCTAGCAATGTTCTCTGCCCTGATATTGGTGACTATTGCCTATATTCTTGTAAGCACTGCAGTTATTCTTCTGATGAGTCCGGCGCAGATGCAAAATTACAGCGGCCATGTTCTTGCCAATGCCGCCCAAGCTATCGCCGGCAAAACAGGCTTTGTCGTCATTGGCGCATCCGCGCTCTTGGCCTGTGCAGCCGCATTAAATGCAACTATCTTTGCCGCATCTAATATCGCAGCTGATATGGCAAAAAAAATTACTGTCTCTGAAGCTCTCGGTGATTCCGTTCTCAAGACGCAATTAAGAGCCCTGACCGCTTCCGCATTCATCGTAATTGTTTTGGTATTGGCTTTCCCTCTAAATGTCGTTGGGAAAATGGCTAGCCTTGCTTTTTTATTGGTATATGCCGCAATTACTTATGGACATATTCAAGTTCACAAACAAACTGGGGCCAAACTTTGGCCGCTCTGGGCTGCAATTACCATTAACCTTAGCCTGTTTGCCACCCTATTTATAAATGTCATTGAGACTGCGCCAGGAAGTGCAATTGCTTTGGTCGGCGCTCTCGTCGGATCATTCGCAGTTGAGGCGACTGCCCGTAAATACTTGAAGAAGAACTAA
- the rpiA gene encoding ribose-5-phosphate isomerase RpiA — MNQDQLKQMVGEAARDEVLKLSAGQILGIGTGSTANCFIDALAPNKDHFAGTVSSSNATTERLLKHGFKVLNPNDVQELPAYVDGADEIDPAGHMIKGGGGALTREKIIASMAKQFICICDSSKQVPVLGNFALPVEIIPLAQGVVTRELEKFGGKVSLRLAKNTRADLNQTPSEPFVTDNGGWILDIAGLQIVDPVSMEARINQIAGVITVGLFAKEKANILLVSNAAGVERIAF, encoded by the coding sequence ATGAATCAAGATCAGTTAAAGCAGATGGTGGGTGAGGCAGCTAGAGATGAGGTGCTAAAGCTGTCTGCTGGCCAGATTTTGGGTATTGGTACTGGATCTACAGCGAACTGCTTTATTGATGCTCTGGCGCCCAATAAAGATCATTTTGCTGGAACTGTTTCTAGTTCGAATGCAACTACTGAGCGCTTACTCAAGCATGGCTTCAAGGTTCTCAATCCCAATGATGTTCAAGAGCTTCCTGCCTATGTAGATGGCGCTGACGAAATTGATCCAGCAGGTCACATGATTAAGGGCGGTGGTGGGGCGCTTACCAGAGAAAAGATTATTGCCTCCATGGCAAAGCAATTTATATGTATTTGCGACTCTTCTAAGCAAGTTCCCGTGCTGGGCAATTTTGCCTTGCCAGTGGAAATCATTCCGCTTGCGCAGGGTGTGGTTACTCGAGAGTTGGAAAAGTTTGGTGGCAAAGTCAGTTTGCGTTTAGCAAAAAATACGCGCGCTGATTTAAATCAAACCCCTAGCGAACCTTTTGTCACCGATAACGGCGGTTGGATCTTGGATATAGCTGGCCTGCAGATTGTCGACCCAGTAAGCATGGAAGCCCGGATTAATCAAATTGCTGGCGTAATTACTGTTGGTCTCTTTGCCAAAGAGAAGGCTAATATTTTGTTGGTTAGCAATGCCGCCGGCGTTGAGCGTATCGCCTTCTAA